In Micromonospora sp. LH3U1, one genomic interval encodes:
- a CDS encoding ABC transporter permease, whose translation MSDPSTASIVSTPGAHPTDSAAPATVGQPQSNEKPRGLLGDAWRDLRRKPLFWISATLIVIFLLMAAFPALFAPGDAVNGSLSRSLNKPSADGWFGYDVQGRDVYARVIYGARASVIVAVLSVIGTLLVGGAMGIISGYRGGWVDGLLSRIADVFFGLPFVLGAIVILTTFNGSTAGNSKAEIMGLVIVSLVVLSWPVVMRLMRSSVLATKEADYIVAARALGAGTGRIILKHLLPNCLAPLLVYGTIMVGSFIGAEATLSFLGVGLKSPVVSWGIMISDGKDFIRVAPGLVFFPAAFLVTAVLSFVMLGEAVREALDPKLR comes from the coding sequence ATGAGTGACCCGAGTACCGCATCGATCGTCAGTACCCCTGGCGCGCACCCGACCGACTCTGCCGCCCCTGCCACCGTGGGCCAGCCGCAGAGCAACGAAAAGCCTCGTGGCCTGCTCGGTGACGCCTGGCGGGACCTTCGGCGCAAGCCGTTGTTCTGGATCTCCGCCACGCTGATCGTGATCTTCCTGCTGATGGCGGCCTTCCCGGCGCTGTTCGCCCCGGGCGACGCGGTCAACGGGTCGCTGTCCCGCAGCCTCAACAAGCCGTCCGCCGATGGCTGGTTCGGCTACGACGTGCAGGGCCGCGACGTCTACGCCCGGGTCATCTACGGTGCGCGGGCATCCGTCATCGTCGCCGTGCTCTCCGTGATTGGCACCCTGCTCGTCGGCGGCGCCATGGGCATCATCTCCGGCTACCGCGGTGGCTGGGTGGACGGACTGCTGAGCCGGATCGCCGACGTCTTCTTCGGGCTGCCCTTCGTGCTCGGCGCGATCGTCATTCTGACCACGTTCAACGGTTCGACCGCCGGCAACAGCAAGGCCGAGATCATGGGCCTGGTGATCGTCTCGCTGGTCGTGCTGAGTTGGCCGGTCGTGATGCGCCTGATGCGTTCCTCGGTGCTTGCCACCAAGGAAGCCGACTACATCGTCGCGGCCCGCGCCCTGGGTGCCGGCACCGGTCGGATCATCCTCAAGCACCTGCTGCCGAACTGCCTGGCCCCGCTGCTGGTCTACGGCACGATCATGGTCGGCTCGTTCATCGGCGCCGAGGCCACCCTGTCGTTCCTGGGCGTCGGTCTGAAGTCGCCAGTGGTGTCCTGGGGCATCATGATCAGCGACGGTAAGGATTTCATCCGGGTCGCGCCAGGGCTGGTCTTCTTCCCCGCCGCGTTCCTCGTCACCGCAGTGCTGAGCTTCGTGATGCTCGGTGAGGCGGTCCGCGAGGCCCTCGATCCGAAACTCCGCTAG
- a CDS encoding M23 family metallopeptidase, protein MRQRLSSEPDRYRGRRRVPTPPRSRYAAVVTTAFVGAGLVALGASALPDAKDVSPTVLDELKQASVTSQDAAARADSADRASRDDSRAKDSAEPEVWLLPLQGYDFNSPYGMRWGKLHTGVDLVAGEGTPYVAIHDGLVTKAGWFGGYGNAVIVQHADGSEAIYGHSSAVSVKEGQQVKAGDQLGLVGQTGHAYGTHLHLEIHVKGQPEDPVPFLQERGVDIKLQVETYYNEVAAS, encoded by the coding sequence GTGCGCCAGCGCCTGTCGTCTGAGCCCGATCGATATCGCGGTCGCCGCCGCGTACCCACCCCACCGCGGAGCCGTTACGCCGCTGTCGTCACCACCGCGTTCGTCGGGGCCGGCCTCGTCGCACTCGGCGCGAGCGCCCTGCCGGACGCCAAGGACGTCAGCCCGACGGTGCTCGACGAGCTCAAGCAGGCGTCGGTCACCAGCCAGGACGCCGCAGCCCGTGCGGACAGCGCCGACCGCGCCTCCCGGGACGACAGTCGGGCCAAGGACAGCGCCGAGCCCGAGGTCTGGCTGCTGCCGCTGCAGGGCTACGACTTCAACTCCCCCTACGGGATGCGCTGGGGCAAGCTGCACACCGGCGTGGACCTGGTCGCTGGTGAGGGCACTCCGTATGTGGCGATCCACGACGGGCTGGTCACCAAGGCCGGTTGGTTCGGCGGATACGGCAACGCCGTGATCGTTCAGCACGCCGACGGCAGCGAGGCCATCTACGGCCACTCCTCTGCGGTGAGCGTGAAGGAAGGCCAGCAGGTCAAGGCGGGCGACCAGCTCGGCCTCGTGGGCCAGACCGGCCACGCGTACGGCACGCACCTGCACCTGGAGATCCATGTCAAGGGGCAGCCGGAAGACCCGGTACCGTTCCTCCAGGAGCGCGGAGTGGACATCAAGCTGCAAGTCGAGACATATTACAACGAGGTAGCTGCGTCCTGA
- a CDS encoding ABC transporter permease, whose protein sequence is MGRYLLRRLLQLVPVFIGTTFLIYWLVWAVPGDPFAGKCGERRCPDQYIAFMTEKYHLDQNVFVQYANYMKNLLQGDFGQTFSQREIGDIIATAYPNTLKLALVALAIEAVIGLGAGVLTGLRRNGFLDNLVLVSTLFLIALPVFVVGFVLQWLLGVQWGIVKPTVSSEMRWSELIVPGFVLGSASVAYIARVARTSIAENRRADYVRTAIAKGLPMRRVVGVHLLRNSLIPVVTLLGTDLGALMGGAIVTEGIFGINGIGRAVYRAIVTKESATVVGIVVVLVLVYLVMNLLVDLLYAALDPRIRYE, encoded by the coding sequence ATGGGCCGTTATCTGTTGAGACGGCTGCTCCAACTCGTGCCGGTCTTCATCGGTACGACGTTCCTGATCTACTGGCTCGTCTGGGCCGTCCCGGGCGATCCGTTCGCCGGCAAGTGCGGCGAGCGACGCTGCCCGGACCAGTACATCGCCTTCATGACTGAGAAGTACCACCTTGACCAGAACGTCTTCGTGCAGTACGCCAACTACATGAAGAACCTGCTCCAGGGTGACTTCGGTCAGACGTTCTCGCAGCGCGAGATCGGCGACATCATCGCGACGGCGTACCCGAACACCCTGAAGCTTGCCTTGGTGGCGCTCGCCATCGAGGCCGTGATCGGCCTCGGCGCTGGCGTGCTGACCGGTCTGCGGCGCAACGGCTTCCTGGACAACCTGGTCCTGGTTTCCACGCTCTTCCTGATCGCGCTGCCGGTCTTCGTGGTCGGCTTCGTGCTCCAGTGGCTGCTGGGCGTGCAGTGGGGCATCGTCAAGCCGACCGTGTCCTCCGAGATGCGATGGTCCGAGCTGATCGTGCCGGGCTTCGTGCTCGGCAGCGCGTCGGTGGCGTACATCGCCCGGGTGGCACGTACGAGCATCGCGGAGAACCGCCGTGCCGACTACGTGCGCACCGCCATCGCCAAGGGTCTGCCGATGCGTCGGGTGGTGGGCGTGCACCTGCTGCGCAACTCGCTCATCCCGGTGGTCACCCTGCTCGGCACCGACCTCGGTGCCCTGATGGGCGGCGCGATCGTCACCGAGGGGATCTTCGGCATCAACGGTATCGGCCGCGCGGTCTACCGCGCGATCGTGACCAAGGAGAGCGCCACCGTGGTGGGCATCGTGGTCGTCCTAGTGCTGGTCTATCTCGTGATGAACCTGCTGGTTGACCTGCTCTACGCCGCCCTGGACCCGAGGATCCGTTATGAGTGA
- the pcrA gene encoding DNA helicase PcrA: MHPLFDIPASPPAPESAPARPHRPGPAAARLGPQQLLDGLNGPQRDAVSHAGSPLLIVAGAGSGKTRVLAHRIAYLLAARDVHPGEIIAITFTNKAAGEMKERVAALVGPRARLMWVSTFHSACVRILRAEHEHAGLKSTFSIYDADDSRRLMQLVTRELDLDPKRYPARGLAAQVSNLKNELIDPEQFAARASGPNERALAEAYTLYQRRLREAHALDFDDLIMTTVHLLQSHPHVAESYRRRFRHVLVDEYQDTNHAQYVLIKELVSGTDGLEPAELCVVGDADQSIYAFRGATIRNILEFERDFTDARTILLEQNYRSTQTILNAANAVIDRNTSRKPKRLWSEAGAGEQIVGYVADTEHAEADWVAREIDRLVDADETRPGDVAVFYRTNAQSRVFEEVFIRVGLPYKVVGGVRFYERKEVRDALAYLRSVVNDDDTVSLRRVLNTPRRGIGDRAEACVEALSSRDRISFGAALRRAREAPGISSRAANGIGDFVALLDGARELSETGTPEEVLEALLTRSGYLTELEESLDPQDAGRVDNLQELVSVAREYTERIEALGEEGERATLAGFLEQVALVADADQIPSDDPDHQGVVTLMTLHTAKGLEFPVVFLTGLEDGVFPHLRSLGDTRELEEERRLAYVGITRARQRLYLSRAVTRSAWGQPSYNPPSRFLEELPTELVHWERTEGSYTSWAGGGGGVGGRADRTPGGRGTFTGGTPKAAQLAQRLGVDASRLTTASELPQGPKVSAGDRVNHQRYGLGRVLAVEGHGPGARAQIDFGDQTMWLVLRHAPVDKL, from the coding sequence ATGCATCCTCTCTTCGACATCCCCGCGTCCCCGCCTGCGCCGGAGTCCGCGCCGGCCCGCCCGCACCGACCCGGGCCGGCTGCTGCGCGCCTCGGTCCGCAGCAGCTGCTCGACGGGCTGAACGGGCCCCAACGCGACGCGGTCAGCCACGCCGGCTCGCCGTTGCTGATCGTGGCCGGCGCCGGGTCGGGCAAGACCCGGGTGCTCGCGCACCGGATCGCCTACCTCCTCGCCGCACGGGACGTACATCCCGGGGAGATCATCGCGATCACCTTCACCAACAAGGCGGCCGGCGAGATGAAGGAGCGCGTCGCCGCGTTGGTGGGCCCCCGGGCCCGACTGATGTGGGTGTCGACGTTCCACTCCGCCTGCGTCCGAATTCTGCGCGCCGAGCACGAGCACGCCGGCCTCAAGTCGACGTTCTCGATCTACGACGCGGACGACTCCCGCCGGCTCATGCAGTTGGTCACCCGCGAGCTCGATCTCGACCCGAAGCGCTACCCGGCGCGCGGGCTGGCCGCGCAGGTCTCCAATCTCAAGAACGAGCTGATCGATCCGGAGCAGTTCGCGGCGCGGGCCAGCGGGCCCAACGAGCGGGCGTTGGCCGAGGCGTACACGCTCTACCAGCGCCGGCTGCGTGAGGCGCACGCACTGGACTTCGACGACCTGATCATGACCACGGTGCACCTGCTCCAGTCCCACCCGCACGTCGCGGAGAGCTACCGTCGGCGGTTCCGGCACGTGCTGGTGGACGAATACCAGGACACCAACCACGCCCAGTACGTCCTGATCAAGGAGCTGGTCTCCGGCACCGACGGGCTGGAGCCCGCCGAGCTGTGCGTGGTCGGCGACGCCGACCAGTCGATCTACGCGTTCCGGGGTGCGACGATCCGCAACATCCTGGAGTTCGAACGGGACTTCACCGACGCGCGGACGATCCTGCTGGAGCAGAACTACCGCTCCACGCAGACCATCCTCAACGCGGCCAACGCGGTGATCGACCGGAACACCTCCCGCAAGCCCAAGCGGCTGTGGAGCGAGGCCGGCGCCGGCGAGCAGATCGTCGGGTACGTGGCCGACACCGAGCATGCCGAGGCCGACTGGGTGGCCCGGGAGATCGATCGGCTGGTCGACGCCGACGAGACCCGTCCCGGCGACGTCGCGGTCTTCTACCGCACCAATGCCCAGTCCCGCGTCTTCGAAGAGGTGTTCATCCGCGTCGGCCTGCCCTACAAGGTGGTTGGCGGGGTGCGCTTCTACGAGCGCAAGGAGGTCCGCGACGCACTGGCGTACCTGCGTTCGGTGGTCAACGACGACGACACGGTGAGCCTGCGGCGAGTGCTGAACACCCCGCGCCGGGGGATCGGCGACCGCGCGGAGGCGTGTGTCGAGGCCCTCTCCAGCCGCGACCGGATCTCGTTCGGCGCGGCGCTGCGCCGGGCCAGGGAGGCTCCGGGCATCTCCAGCCGGGCGGCCAACGGCATCGGGGACTTCGTGGCGCTGCTCGACGGCGCCCGGGAGTTGTCCGAGACCGGCACCCCGGAAGAGGTGCTGGAGGCGCTGCTGACCCGCTCGGGCTACCTCACCGAGCTGGAGGAGAGCCTGGACCCGCAGGACGCCGGCCGGGTGGACAACCTCCAGGAGCTGGTCAGTGTCGCCCGGGAGTACACCGAGCGGATCGAGGCGCTGGGCGAGGAGGGGGAGCGGGCCACCCTGGCCGGTTTCCTGGAGCAGGTGGCGCTGGTCGCCGACGCCGACCAGATCCCCTCTGACGACCCCGACCACCAGGGCGTGGTCACGCTGATGACGTTGCACACCGCCAAGGGGCTGGAGTTCCCGGTGGTCTTCCTCACCGGGTTGGAGGACGGCGTCTTCCCGCACCTCCGCTCGCTGGGCGACACCCGCGAGTTGGAGGAGGAGCGCCGCCTGGCGTACGTCGGCATCACCCGCGCCCGGCAGCGGCTCTACCTCTCCCGGGCGGTGACACGCTCGGCCTGGGGGCAGCCGTCCTACAACCCGCCGTCGCGGTTCCTGGAGGAGCTGCCGACGGAGTTGGTGCACTGGGAGCGCACCGAAGGGTCGTACACCTCGTGGGCTGGTGGAGGCGGCGGCGTCGGCGGCCGTGCGGACCGCACGCCCGGCGGCCGGGGCACCTTCACCGGGGGCACGCCGAAGGCGGCTCAGCTGGCCCAGCGGCTCGGCGTGGACGCCAGTCGGCTGACCACGGCCAGTGAGCTGCCGCAGGGGCCGAAGGTGTCTGCTGGCGACCGGGTCAATCACCAGCGGTACGGGCTGGGGCGGGTGCTCGCCGTCGAGGGCCACGGCCCGGGCGCCCGTGCGCAGATCGACTTCGGCGATCAGACCATGTGGCTGGTGCTGCGGCACGCCCCGGTCGACAAGCTCTGA
- a CDS encoding M23 family metallopeptidase codes for MQEDSPVQNENTPDTAPTEQPQRGGRRNRLIVLGAAALVALGLGGVAVATTGSDHPAPAAVSLDAQSRAEAASRADRSARESSTPVAPAASPTPSPSAASASPTPTKTATAKAKPKPKPKKTTKPTPAWVDPMPGAAVTSCYGQRWGTLHAGIDLALPSGTPIRAAAAGTVTQAGDASDGYGNSVFIDHGNGYLTHYAHQSRIAVTVGQAVKAGQVIGYEGATGDATGPHLHFEVHQGMWNQIDPAPFMRARGVDLGC; via the coding sequence GTGCAGGAAGACAGCCCCGTCCAGAACGAGAACACCCCCGACACCGCCCCGACCGAGCAGCCGCAGCGCGGCGGCCGGCGGAACCGCCTCATCGTGCTCGGCGCTGCCGCCCTGGTAGCCCTCGGCCTCGGTGGTGTCGCCGTCGCCACCACCGGCAGCGACCACCCGGCACCCGCCGCCGTCAGCCTCGACGCGCAGTCCCGGGCCGAAGCCGCCAGCCGGGCGGACCGCTCCGCCCGCGAGTCGAGCACGCCGGTCGCCCCCGCCGCCAGCCCCACGCCGAGCCCCTCAGCGGCCAGCGCCAGCCCGACACCCACGAAGACGGCCACCGCGAAGGCCAAGCCGAAGCCGAAGCCGAAGAAGACCACCAAGCCCACGCCCGCCTGGGTCGACCCGATGCCGGGCGCCGCGGTCACCTCCTGCTACGGGCAGCGCTGGGGCACCCTGCACGCCGGTATCGACCTGGCGCTGCCCTCCGGTACGCCGATCCGCGCCGCAGCGGCCGGCACCGTGACCCAGGCCGGAGACGCCTCCGACGGGTACGGCAACTCCGTCTTCATCGACCACGGGAACGGGTACCTGACCCACTACGCCCACCAGAGCCGCATCGCGGTAACGGTCGGCCAGGCGGTCAAGGCCGGCCAGGTCATCGGCTACGAGGGCGCCACCGGCGATGCCACCGGCCCGCACCTGCACTTCGAGGTGCACCAGGGCATGTGGAACCAGATCGACCCGGCCCCGTTCATGCGCGCACGTGGCGTCGACCTGGGCTGCTGA
- a CDS encoding ABC transporter ATP-binding protein, with the protein MSEQSAPGPGGSGRPSGRLLEVDDLRVEFRTRDGVAKVINGVTYHVDAGETLAVLGESGSGKSVTAQTIMGILDTPPGFVTGGHVRFHGKDMLRMSDEERRRIRGEGIAMIFQDALSALNPVFTVGFQIAEQFRVRRGMGRAEAKKRAIDMLDQVKIPNAKDRFNNYPHQFSGGMRQRAMIAMSLALDPEVLIADEPTTALDVTVQAQIMDLLAELQRERQMGMILITHDLGVVADVADRIAVMYAGRIVEEADVYDLYAKPAHPYTIGLIESIPRLDEKGQQLRTIKGLPPNLMNIPPGCPFNPRCPMAQPVCREKVPPLLQVGNARASACHFAEELVNRV; encoded by the coding sequence GTGTCCGAGCAGTCCGCGCCGGGACCCGGCGGGTCCGGACGTCCCTCCGGCCGGCTGCTCGAGGTCGACGACCTGCGGGTGGAGTTCCGTACCCGGGACGGCGTCGCAAAGGTCATCAACGGGGTCACGTACCACGTCGACGCGGGGGAGACCCTCGCCGTGTTGGGCGAGTCCGGCTCCGGTAAGAGCGTCACGGCGCAGACCATCATGGGCATCCTCGACACGCCGCCCGGCTTCGTCACCGGTGGGCATGTCCGCTTCCACGGCAAGGACATGCTCCGCATGTCCGACGAGGAGCGCCGCCGCATCCGCGGTGAGGGCATCGCGATGATCTTCCAGGACGCGCTCTCCGCGCTGAACCCCGTCTTCACCGTCGGGTTCCAGATCGCCGAGCAGTTCCGGGTCCGGCGGGGCATGGGTCGCGCGGAGGCCAAGAAGCGCGCGATCGACATGCTCGACCAGGTCAAGATCCCGAACGCCAAGGACCGGTTCAACAACTACCCACACCAGTTCTCCGGTGGTATGCGGCAGCGCGCGATGATCGCGATGTCGCTGGCGCTCGACCCCGAGGTGCTGATCGCGGACGAGCCGACCACCGCGCTCGACGTGACCGTGCAGGCCCAGATCATGGACCTGCTCGCCGAGCTCCAGCGTGAGCGGCAGATGGGCATGATCCTGATCACCCACGACCTCGGCGTGGTCGCCGACGTCGCGGACCGGATCGCGGTCATGTACGCGGGTCGGATCGTTGAGGAAGCCGATGTGTACGACCTGTACGCCAAGCCGGCGCACCCGTACACGATCGGCCTGATCGAATCGATCCCGCGCCTGGACGAGAAGGGGCAGCAGCTCCGGACGATCAAGGGCCTTCCGCCGAACCTCATGAACATCCCACCGGGCTGCCCGTTCAACCCGCGTTGCCCCATGGCTCAGCCGGTGTGCCGGGAGAAGGTCCCGCCGCTGCTGCAGGTGGGCAACGCGCGGGCCAGCGCCTGCCACTTCGCCGAGGAGCTGGTGAACCGTGTCTGA
- a CDS encoding chorismate mutase, protein MMTNVMEQSGGPIRPEAGQPAVNGSEPAVPVPPTAGNAGPAEAQTGTEEPSAAARIVQIRERIDEIDHALITLWQERAALSQEVGTTRMASGGTRLVLSREREILERFRVALGADGTQLALLLLRAAAGRCEPRPAVRPRGPR, encoded by the coding sequence ATGATGACAAACGTGATGGAGCAGAGCGGCGGCCCGATCCGACCGGAGGCTGGGCAGCCCGCGGTGAACGGGAGCGAGCCGGCGGTCCCCGTGCCGCCGACGGCAGGGAACGCTGGGCCGGCCGAGGCGCAGACCGGCACCGAAGAGCCGTCCGCCGCCGCGCGGATCGTGCAGATCAGGGAACGGATCGACGAGATCGACCACGCGCTGATCACGCTCTGGCAGGAGCGGGCCGCGTTGTCCCAGGAGGTCGGCACGACCCGGATGGCGTCCGGCGGGACACGCCTGGTCCTCTCCCGGGAACGGGAGATCCTGGAGCGGTTCCGGGTCGCGCTCGGCGCCGACGGCACCCAGTTGGCCCTGCTGCTGCTCCGCGCGGCCGCGGGCCGCTGTGAGCCGCGACCCGCGGTGAGGCCGCGCGGCCCGCGGTGA
- a CDS encoding cobalamin B12-binding domain-containing protein, whose amino-acid sequence MSSRIRVVVAKPGLDGHDRGAKVVARALRDAGMEVVYTGLHQTPEQIVETAIQEDADAVGLSVLSGAHMTLFRRVLELLSERDARDIVVFGGGIIPNGDIPELEKLGVAKIFTPGATTQAIVEWVRQNVAQPVS is encoded by the coding sequence ATGAGCTCTCGTATTCGGGTCGTCGTCGCCAAGCCTGGCCTGGACGGCCATGACCGGGGCGCGAAGGTCGTCGCGCGTGCCCTGCGTGATGCCGGGATGGAGGTCGTCTACACCGGCCTGCACCAGACCCCCGAGCAGATCGTGGAGACCGCCATCCAGGAGGACGCCGACGCCGTCGGCCTGTCCGTCCTCTCCGGCGCGCACATGACGCTCTTCCGTCGGGTGCTGGAACTGCTCAGCGAGCGGGACGCCCGCGACATCGTCGTGTTCGGTGGCGGCATCATTCCGAACGGCGACATTCCCGAGTTGGAGAAGCTGGGCGTCGCAAAGATCTTCACGCCGGGCGCCACCACTCAGGCGATTGTCGAGTGGGTCCGACAGAACGTCGCGCAGCCGGTTTCCTGA
- the sucC gene encoding ADP-forming succinate--CoA ligase subunit beta, which produces MDLYEYQGRDLFERHGLPVLAGGVATTPEEARAIAERLGGRVVVKAQVKVGGRGKAGGVKLAEGPDEAVARATDILGMDIKGHTVHKVMITVTADVVEEYYFSYLLDRANRTFLCIASVAGGMDIEQVAADTPDKVVKAPIDAVKGVDEAKAREIVTAARFPAEVADQVVEVAVGLWQAFVAEDATLVEVNPLAKNGDGRLLLLDAKISLDENAGFRHPDHEALVDQAAVDPLEQAAKAKDLNYVKLDGEVGIIGNGAGLVMSTLDVVAYAGERHGNVKPANFLDIGGGASAAVMANGLEIVLSDPAVKSVFVNVFGGITACDEVANGIIQALALLEQRGEQVTKPLVVRLDGNNAEAGRAILDSANNPLVQRVDTMDGAAERAAELAAAGV; this is translated from the coding sequence GTGGACCTGTACGAGTACCAGGGGCGGGACCTGTTCGAGCGGCACGGCTTGCCCGTGCTGGCCGGCGGCGTCGCCACTACCCCGGAAGAGGCCCGCGCGATCGCCGAACGCCTCGGCGGTCGCGTGGTCGTCAAGGCGCAGGTGAAGGTCGGCGGCCGAGGTAAGGCCGGCGGCGTCAAGCTGGCTGAGGGCCCGGATGAGGCGGTGGCCAGGGCCACCGACATCCTCGGCATGGACATCAAGGGTCACACCGTCCACAAGGTCATGATCACGGTGACCGCGGACGTGGTCGAGGAGTACTACTTCTCGTACCTGCTCGACCGGGCGAACCGCACCTTCCTCTGCATCGCCAGCGTCGCCGGCGGCATGGACATCGAGCAGGTCGCTGCCGATACCCCGGACAAGGTCGTGAAGGCCCCGATCGACGCCGTGAAGGGCGTGGACGAGGCCAAGGCTCGCGAGATCGTGACCGCCGCCCGCTTCCCGGCCGAGGTCGCCGACCAGGTGGTCGAGGTGGCCGTCGGCCTGTGGCAGGCGTTCGTCGCCGAGGACGCCACGCTGGTCGAGGTCAACCCCCTCGCCAAGAACGGCGACGGGCGGCTGCTGCTGCTCGACGCCAAGATCAGCCTGGACGAGAACGCGGGGTTCCGGCACCCGGACCACGAGGCGCTGGTCGACCAGGCCGCGGTGGACCCGCTGGAGCAGGCCGCCAAGGCCAAGGACCTCAACTACGTCAAGCTCGACGGCGAGGTCGGCATCATCGGCAACGGCGCGGGTCTGGTCATGTCGACCCTCGACGTGGTCGCGTACGCCGGTGAGCGGCACGGCAACGTCAAGCCGGCCAACTTCCTCGACATCGGCGGCGGCGCGAGCGCTGCGGTGATGGCGAACGGGCTGGAGATCGTGCTCTCCGACCCGGCAGTGAAGAGCGTCTTCGTCAACGTCTTCGGCGGCATCACCGCCTGCGACGAGGTCGCCAACGGCATCATCCAGGCGCTGGCCCTGCTGGAGCAGCGCGGCGAGCAGGTCACCAAGCCGCTCGTCGTCCGTCTCGACGGCAACAACGCCGAGGCCGGTCGGGCGATCCTGGACAGCGCGAACAACCCGCTCGTGCAGCGGGTGGACACCATGGACGGTGCGGCCGAGCGGGCCGCCGAGCTGGCAGCTGCGGGGGTCTGA
- a CDS encoding ABC transporter ATP-binding protein: MSENILEVRDLVKHYPVTQGVVFKKTVGQVKAVDGVSFGLRAGETLGVVGESGCGKSTLARVLMNLEKPTAGSVIYKGQDTSKLSGGALRRLRRQIQLVMQDPYTSLNPRMTVGDLLGEPFEIHPEVAPKGSRRAKVRELLDLVGLNPEHINRYPHQFSGGQRQRIGIARALALRPEIIVCDEPVSALDVSIQAQVMNLLEKLQNEFGLSYVFIAHDLSVVRHLSDRVAVMYLGKVVEIGTEDEIYERPTHPYTQALLSAVPVPDPTQRNNKTIIRLTGDVPSPISPPSGCRFRTRCWKAQDVCAEQVPLLEIRRGTDHPSACHFAERREIVATHEA; the protein is encoded by the coding sequence GTGTCTGAGAACATCCTCGAGGTCCGTGACCTGGTCAAGCACTACCCCGTCACCCAGGGTGTGGTGTTCAAGAAGACCGTCGGTCAGGTCAAGGCGGTCGACGGAGTTTCGTTCGGCCTGCGTGCCGGTGAGACCCTCGGCGTGGTCGGCGAGTCCGGCTGCGGCAAGTCGACCCTCGCCCGGGTTCTGATGAACCTGGAGAAGCCGACCGCTGGCAGCGTGATCTACAAGGGCCAGGACACCTCCAAGCTGTCCGGTGGGGCGCTGCGGCGCCTCCGCCGGCAGATCCAGCTGGTCATGCAGGACCCGTACACCTCGCTGAACCCGCGGATGACCGTCGGCGACCTGCTTGGTGAGCCGTTCGAGATCCACCCGGAGGTGGCGCCGAAGGGCAGCCGTCGGGCCAAGGTCAGGGAGCTGCTCGACCTGGTCGGGCTCAACCCGGAGCACATCAACCGGTACCCGCACCAGTTCTCCGGCGGTCAGCGTCAGCGCATCGGCATCGCCCGTGCGCTCGCGCTGCGGCCCGAGATCATCGTCTGCGACGAGCCGGTGTCGGCGCTGGATGTCTCCATCCAGGCCCAGGTGATGAACCTTCTGGAGAAGCTGCAGAACGAGTTCGGGCTCTCGTACGTCTTCATCGCCCACGATCTGTCGGTGGTCCGCCACCTCTCGGACCGGGTCGCGGTCATGTATCTCGGCAAGGTCGTCGAGATCGGCACCGAGGACGAGATCTACGAGCGGCCGACCCACCCGTACACGCAGGCTCTGCTCTCGGCGGTGCCGGTTCCGGACCCGACACAGCGGAACAACAAGACGATCATCCGGCTCACGGGTGACGTGCCGTCGCCGATCAGCCCGCCTTCGGGCTGCCGGTTCCGGACCCGCTGCTGGAAGGCGCAGGACGTCTGCGCCGAGCAGGTGCCGCTGCTGGAGATCCGGCGGGGCACGGACCACCCGAGCGCCTGCCACTTCGCGGAGCGGCGCGAGATCGTCGCCACTCACGAGGCGTGA